ACAACCAGACTTTGCTCTTTCCTAGGCTAACGCCTGGCCTTGCAGCCAGACTCTCCTGGCATTATCAtcctctgtcttctcttcccAAAGCGGCTCCTTCTGGGCCCAGCTGGGCTTTTTGTGTGCTTTCCAAGAAGCAGATTCTTGGAGCAGGAGCcctgaaaaaaagcagacagcTAATGGGATCTCTGTTGCTGTAAACATGTTTCTATGACATCTCGCATTCATCCGTGAGAGATGGGCTGCACTCACATCCGTGAGAGATGGGCTGCACTcaccctgcctgtcccccagGCAGCTGACCATGCACCCATGCCTTCAAGGTGTCATTCACAGTCAAAAGATCTTTGCACAGCTTGCTCCTGAGTCGTCTGGGGCCAAGAGGGGAGGTCAGCAGGGACAAGCACATGCTGACCATTGTGCCCAGCAAAATTTGGGCGTGACTCCTTCCATGTACAAACTAACTCAGCCACAAGTCAAATGCCAGGGAACTGGTACAGCTGAGCCACACAAAGCTCCAGTCCAGGCTGGCAAACGAAGGCAACCCAAATGGTCAAGCCTTGTGTTCAAAGCAGTGGGCAAAGGTGCAGCTTGAGACTCTGCCGCAGACTCACTCCGTAATTTCAGGTGACATCTCCAGGTCTGGAGCACCCACAGAATTAGGGCAGCAATTGTTCTTGTTTCCAATGCTCTGGCTGTGGGATTTCTATAGCCCAGAAGTTTCAGAGGAGGGCTCAGcatccagcacagcagaggatAAAGGCATGTTAGGCACAGTAGTAACTGCTGACTGCCCCTCCAGGGAAAGAGTgattttctctgtgcttcttttcctgcagagcagagctcagcccgCTCCCCCTGATTGGGGCTCCATGCAACAATGTTTTTGATGTTGCAGAAGACCAGCGGGAAGCTCGGAGCATCCTTGACCGAGAGGAGCCGTCCGCTCCCCCCAGGCAGGGGCCAGCAACGGcgccaggcagctgcagggcagagccctGTGCTGGAGTAGCAGATAACCCTTGACAGATGTGCAGCCAGCACAAAGCAAAAGGAgcaagagagaaggagggaaaacagCTGGAAATAGCAAGAGCTTAGAAGTGATCACGATTTATGCAGCAAATTAATGGCAACAAAAAGTCGTGATCCCTGCAAAGCTTTGCAAATCCCCCTGCTATCTTTAGCTGTTGGCTCTGGAGGTGGTTTGCCAAACCAGTTTTCCAGCTGGGATGATGCtaggttttttgggtttttttttttcactccctCCCATGCTCAACACCTGCTTCAAGCAGTGTGCTGGTGTAAGGTCGGCCAGTACCCAGCTCTGGCCAGGCTGAGCATAGAATAAAAGCTGGGGTCAGGGCTGAGGCACAAGCAATGCatttgcttcccagcactgaCCCTGACGGTCTTCTTGTAGGAGGCTTCCTTCCCTGTGAGCAGAACTTCACGTATTCAATGGCTGCGGCGGTGGGCTCCGGATAGTCTCTGTTAGCAGTGATTCTTGCAGCCAGACACCATCAAATGCAAATACTAAGGGAAGGAAGCAAAGCCACCAGGGTCTTTGCAGtacagctggggctggggacccaAGACTCATAGCATTCAAGGTAGTGTCATCCCTCTCAACCAAAACAAATAGCAACGTATGCTTCAGTCCCAGCTGAATGACATCAGcaacacatacatatataaagtGCTTTATTGCAGCATCAGAATAAAGAATTCTTCTCTATGAAATTCTGTAGgaataaaagacattttatatatattatatataaaaaccaCAATAAACTTAAGGAGGGGAAGCTTAGAGATTCATCACTTAAATAGTAGTGGGCTGGACAGAATCTTTGATGGGATATAAAAATAAACGCTTGCTTAATGTCTACTTTTCTCATGGTGCCCCGCAAAGCCTCCTGGTGTGTAAGGTGCTTATGTGAGGAACAACACTGCTTCTTGTTTCTCATGCTCCAGTTCATGCCTGTATCATCCAAATCATAGAGGCAGCGAGGCAGAATAGCCACTCAGTTTTCAACCAGCTTTTGCGGGTGGGGGGTGTCAATGCAAGAAATGTTGCTGCTTGCCCTTGGACGGGAACTCCATTTATTACAGGAATTATagtttcttttttgggggttaGACTGGTTGACATACCCAGTACaaagaggaggagggtgcaAATCCTGGGTAACAGCCCTTATTATAAGAGCACTTCTTCAGAGAGCAGCCAGTCTAACAAATTGGCTGAGCTATTCAAAGTCTCCTTCACAAAAGGCTGTTTGCAGAGGTCCTGCTTCCATGTGTGGGTCCAATACTGGACACTAGGCACATTTAACGGGAGGTTGTTTTAAAGAAGTCTGTCCACTTATGGTAAATAAGTTCCTCTGAGAGTCTGCTGATGTTAATGACAATGTATGAtatgggagagaaaatacaaagatgCTCTGCCAAATGACAGAAGATAGGAAGCTCATCCTTCCATGGCCTCGGCTGCTCAGTTTGACTGCTTCCCATACAAATGCCTCGATGTCTGTTGCTGAGCCTCCCTGCACACATCCCAGGCTCCCAGAACTAAGCCACCAGAACACTGCCACCCTCCCTTGAGCACCTCTTTATGACCTACCTCTTTACAGGAAACTAGTGAACAAATTACCATTTGGGCTAGGGGACATGTAATGGTCATGAAAATTCACCACGGTCTGGGTCTCCATCCATGCTTATTTGGTTGTGTCTTCCTTACCATCCTTTACATAACATTGGTCATCTCAGACTGCATGCCTGTTGGGAAATGGATGGTGTCTGCCTATCTTTTGACAGCACCCTTAACTGGAGTCTGGGGATACGAGTGTGGAATAATAGTTAAATAAGAGTAATTCAGTGATAACTTCATTAATACTTTTGTTTTACCAGCAATGAAGTCTTAGGTACTGATGACCAAACATGCAATATTCTATCAGTAACCAAGGCAAAAGGATCAACATGCACTCAATGTACATAAGACACTTGCAGAAAGACTCCCCAGAGAGCTATCAGACTGTGGATATTCACTGGCCCTGGAGAAAGCTCCTGCAAGAAGGACAGACCTAGCACAGGACAGTCAACCAAGGACCTCTTCACCTGGACAGATATTTTTTTTGTCCAACAGTGTCCTGCAGGAAAACATGAGGTAGCCAACAGCCTTGGGTGAAACCTCTAGTCTATAAATGACTCCATTCTTCTTTACGTGTGCTTGACTTgctcttttatttcctctgatgCATAAAATTTGCTAAATAAAAGCTATGAACAGTTTCTGCCAGTTTCAGCGACTGAACGTCCAGCGATAAAGGTGCTCAGCCTAGTTTCTCCGCAGGAAACCTGGAAGCCCCCAGAATATGTGGGGAGAAACTGCCATGGACCCATGAAAAGCTGAATAAAACCCAGGCAAGACCAAAGCGCCAACAGAGAGCATCATGATCTGCAGACACCAGGtattggcattattagcacGTGTGTGTCTTCCTCCTTTGGAGCCACCCTTGCTCACCTGGCCAGACAGCAAGCCTGAGGAGCGCAAGGTGCGCCCACGACTTGCTTTCTCTGGGCTGCCTCTTGCTGAGGACCTGGGCAGACACAGCATGGAGCAGGACCCAAGGCCAGCAGCAGACCAGAGAGGAGAAGCActgggtgctgccagcagtGTCTAACTTGCTCCCATCCCCACGGGGAACTTAGCTCGGTGCTTTTTGCTCCTCTCTCCAGCAATGGCATGAGCAGTGGCCaagctgcctcctgctcccggcagggctgtgggtgggaAACACAGGACTTTCTGCTGGGCCGTGTCACGGGTGCTCCCGAGCACTGAAACCCACGAGGGGTCTGCTGGGGAGCCGAGGCGTGGAGGCAGGCTGGTGGTGGGACTTGCATGGGTGCTGTCACCCTGCTCCCCCAAGCACTGAGGCAGAGGGGCTGAAACGCACAGAGGTAGTGTTCCCCCCCATGGTGACCTCCTCTTAGGTCCACCCATGTCTGGCTTTGGCGCCCCGTGCTCCCTTTCGCAGCCAAAACTGCAGCGGCATGGCAATCTGGCCAAGGGAGCAGAGTCGGCCagtctcctcctgccccacacaccCCTCGGACCCATGAAACCCTGCTAagcctctccctgctccttcccaacCATGCATGCAAAAACCCAAAGGGAGGGGAGGCTCCGTTCTGTACCCATGGCTGGGAcagccctgcccctccccaggAGGACCTACCCCCAGCTTCAGAAGTCGAGGAGCATGTGCCAGGGCAGGTGTGCCGGCAAggccaggcagctctgcctgcagcaggccAGCTCCTCAGATGCAGCGTGAagccaggcaggagctgaggcCATTTCACCCTGCAGACGCTCAGCTCTCAGGTTGCACTGAAAGATCGTAGAGAATAAAAGCAGATGGgagcagcccccccaccccgttcCCTTTACGCCTCCCATCCCCTGCGGCTCCCTGTGCCAGCCCGGACACCCTGGGGTGCGGGACCACCCCGGGTGGCACGGCAGGGATCGCACCGCAATAACCTCTGGCACCCTCGGAAATCCGAGGAGGGCTGAGGCATCCCTCTGAGGGGGTGAGATAGATGGCACATCCTCCCCGCTCTGCCCAGCGCCAGCAAGGAGCCCATGAGCAGGGCCGGTGCGTCGCCAGGCTGGGCCAGGGTGGGAGCCGGCAGTGGCCATGGCTCCTATGAGCGTGGCTGCGGCTAGTACTCCTtggcctcctgcagctgggagaggtaCTCCTCCTCGGCGGGGTTGTCAGCACACCGTCGCCCGTTGTTGGGGGGCCGGACAGCATGGTAGCGGCTCCAGTCGCCCTTGCAGAGGATCCAGGGCAGCATGTCCACCTTGTAGTGCAGCTCTGGGGAGAACTCGGTGCTGATGAGGTTGGGGACACCGGCCCCCTTGCCGCGGGTGATGAGGCGGGTGTGCTCGTCgtagcagcagtgctgggcagcCAGGGTGGTGCTGTCGAGGGAGAGCATGGAACGCAGGCAGAAGCGTGCCGTCGGCTTGTAGATGTCCAGGCGCTCCTTGGGGCCGCTGGCATCCCGCCATCGGAAGCTCTTGCCCTGCTGCTCATCCTGCAGGTTGACGGCACTGTAGACGGCCTCCAGCGGgtaggagcaggggcagctgggcagATCCGTCAGCACCTTGCTCAGGTACTTGGTGAGGAAGTCGCTCTTGCAGTTCAGCCACTTCTCACAGCTGTCCACCTCTGGGGGGAAAGGCACCAAAAGGGTGAGGGCTTTACCCAGCTGCCATTTGCCCACAGCCTCgccagcaccaccagcagagcctgcaactgccaggcaggagcagccaggcTCCTGGGACGAGCTGGAGCCAGGCTCCATCCCTGAGGCAGTGGCAGAGGGAAGGGTTTTcgtgctggggcagagctgccccttGCAGGGGCTTTGCCCGGGGCACCCATCGCTACAGGGGCCGGGCTGGCAGCATCCCCGCCATGGGAGAGGGCACGTGGCAGGCTGGCCTCAGCCGCTGCACTGTAAAGCAGGACCGCATTGAGCCAGGGCTGTGGGAGGAACTGGGTTTTCCAGCATGACTGCTGAAGCCTGGACGGGGCAGTGGCTTGGGTGACCAGACCAGATGTGGTGACCCACCAGATGTGGGAGCCCTTGGCAGagccctccccagcagccagctACACCCCCCGTAGCGCCTGGCACCCAAGCCCCCAGTgcaaggcagaggcagaggctgaCCTGAGTTGAACAGCTCTGTGGTGTTGTCGCTTTTGAAAGGTGTCTCCTCTGTGGGGAAGAccatttctccctctgctccttgagaggggaaaaaaaaaaaacaaacccagagaGCCAGGCTGAACACAGGAGGAGAGGTGGGTTTTCTCCTCTGTAAGGGCACCAGACACCATCCATCTTCCACCCCCTCTCCCGCCACTACTTTGGCAACACGGCCCTGTGCCTGGAAGGAAGGGCCAGCAGCAAGACACGCAGGACAGACCCACCCAAGGCTTTGGGTTATGCAAATCCCAGTGGCTGGAGCCGGCTCCCAATATGCCTCAGGAGAGGATTTCAAGCTCCCAGTATGAGAGGTGCAAGGAATTCTACACCAAGCTTGACACCAGCTCTAACACCCTTGGGCACCACATGGCCTGGGGACTCATGAAGCCCCATCAGAGCTTCTTTGTGGAAACAAACCCCCGTGGTCATTAGCCCAGATCACATTAAACATAACTACTTCTTGAACCATGAGCAAtggccagcctgcagcagccagggatcagCCCACACTGGGGTCAGACAGTGCCCAAGCACTGGCACGGCCGAGGGCTCACCAGGGCAGCGCAGCAGGTCGCAGGTCCTCGACTCCGTCGCTGTGCAGGCGTAGCCACAGGACCGCGTCCTCTTCTGGTTGCCACTGCCACAGGTGATGCTGCAAGGGGACCATGGGCTCCATTCCTCCTCATCTTCATATTCTGTGCACagcaggggagaggcagagagtGGTGGACCTCAGCAAAGCCTCAGCAGGAGGGGAGCCGGCAGCCACCCGGGACCtccctcagctctgccctgtccctggGATGTCCTTTATGGGGActcagggccagggctgcccagggcaCAAGGAGATGCCCAGCCACATGATGCCCAGGGCCAACCCTGTCCTCgctggcagccccagggaagcagcCCCCAAGCGAAGGCTCTCATTCTCACAGCTTTGCTCGACCGATCCAGACAGGCATCGCTGCCCATCCTCACCCTCACCAAACCTGCCCAGTGCACTGGCCATGATGCTGAAGCATCATGTGTTAGCAAAGGTTGACTGGTTTTGGGCTCGTGGCCAGGAAGCcgcaggagggagctgctgtgGTGCCCTGGCCTGTCCACCCACCCGCACCTGCCATCTAGCCCTCTCACAGCTCCTCTCCTGGGGGGTGCCCAGGTCTGTGGCAAAGGCTTCTGGCACTGGTGTCACTGCAGGGACATGAGTCAATGGCAGCAGCACTTGCCATTAAATATTTACACCGTATTTCTCATCGGAGCATGCCTTCGCTAGAGTCCCCGATCCAGTCTGATTACATGCAAGGGCAATTCCAGCTGGGACACTGGCATGTCTGACCGCTGGCAGCCCCAGCTGAGTGTGGGCCTTGCTCCTGGGCatgcttgcttattttttaagtagGAGCTGAGCACCAGCATGCTGTGATCCCtggtgcagggctgctcccccTGCAGACAGGGCTGCAggtcaggcagggcaggggatggCAGCGCCGGTCTGCAGGGCAGCTGTGTGTGCCCAAGAGGACTCAccataattatatttttccttaaagatCCAGTTCTTCTGCCCAGGCCACCGCTGGTCCCAGTCACCTCCTACTCCACTGAGCATGGACTCCTCCTCCTCATACTCTGCTGTGtaatcttcctcctcctcttcctcttccctgtcccCTACATCCAGGTtgtcatcctcttcctcctcctcctcctcctcctcagcagggTCGGTATATTCCCAGAAGAGGGGCCAGAAGAGATCCTTGTGGGACAACCACTCAGAGGACGTCAGGGACCAGTCATTGCTTGTCTCCTTCAACAAGTCCATCTCCATCTCGGCCTGAGGATCATCCACCACTTCAATGGTCACCTGGAGGCCAGATACGAGGCAGGGCAGTgagctgggcacagccctggcacagccctaCCAGCCCATGCGCTGGTTCCCAGCACAAGAGGCCAGAGATGCTTTGGGCTACAGAACCACGCGATGAGTGCAAGAGGTCTCGCCTCATCTGGAGGGACTGAGCAGGGGCAGAGCGGGAGGTGCAGGGGGTCTGGTGGTCACCCACAGGGACCAACACCACCCTCAGAAACTGAGAAATCACCCCCGTAGGACCATGTGCTCCTGCTCTATGGAGAGGGGCTGTGACGGGGCAGGGAAAAGGCCATGAGCAAATTCCTCTGGCAAGGAGCTTGTCTGTGCCAGCTATTTGCATCTGGTAGTTACCAAGAAGACAGACGACAGTGGCCACGCGGACCCCGCTCACGAGATCTTTTCTCTTAGGGAACCAAATGAGGCTGGGGAGCATGTGCTCACCCACATCCCCCCACAGCCTGCCCAGACCTGCTCCCCACCTGGATGTTGGGGTTCTGGGCGCTCAGGTCCACGTTGGCCAGCCCCGGCAAGCTCTGCAGGTCCAGCACGAAGGGCAGGCTCTCCTCCTGgccagtgctgctgggctggggcaccGCTGGGCTCCTGGCAGCCTGCTGAGCCACCCCACGGCGCCTGTGCCGCCGCGGGCCAGCCTGCCCGCTCCGCCTCAGCCCCCGCGCCTTGCCTGACGGTGGCAGCTCCTCGTCCCCTGCTGAACGTGGGTCGGACGAGGCAGAGACCtggagagggaagaggcagTGAGGACATCTCCTGAGGGTGTCTGTGCAGGGAGCAAACCGATGCCCAGCAAAGGGGGAGCTTCTCTCCTGCACCAAATGGTTCCTCCACCCATCTTATTGCAGCATCAGGGCAGCAATTAACATGTTAATTAATCAAGTTAATACCCAGTGGCCCGTGCTgtgccagggctcagccccacTGCACCTGAACAACCTACAGGTCTACTCAGGCTGGTGCTTCCCATCCCCACAACCACCCTCTCTGCACCCCTCTGCTGTCCCATTGCCTGTCTCACCTGGCTTTCCACTTCTTGTTCTCCCTTTTTGGCCATCGCTTGGTCCCTGGAGATGGGTAACGGCAAAGGCTGCTTCTGGTCACAGAGTTACCAGAGCTCACATTTaatcattttatatatttatgtaaaaaGCTTGTAACGAGGGCTTTATGACAAGGGGGAAAACCTCACCTAAATAAATTGTTCTGTGGTGTTGGTATTAGGGCAGACGACTTCAAGCAACACAGGTTTAATTGAGGTATCAGATGCTGCCCAAAGGCTACCACaagcagggaaagaaactgCTGGTAGCTATAACCCAGCTACCTTTATCTCCTTGGGAAAGGGAAGATGCCCAACTgaacacaacaacaaaacttACTTGCCAGTGCTGCCCATGGCTCTAAGCGCTGCTGCCGCTGCGGTGGCCGTCCAGGGGCGCGGGGAGGTGGCCAGCAAACCCTGCCAAATGGCTGGGCTCGCGCCGAGTTCCCACGTTCCTCATCCCCACACTCGGCGCGCGCCGGCATGAAAGAGCGCAAGTCAAAGGGCCAGCAGGCTCCAGTGCACCCGAGAAACCGGAGATGGGAACAACTGGCAAAGCCCCCCCGCAGCACGGGCCGTCCCCGGGAAGGTCTGCGGGGCCCCGCAGCTCGAGGCTGTGAGCGGAGGTGCCTAAACCCCCAGCATCTCCGCCAGCGGCTGCCTATTTCTGGCTGCCCAGCTGAAACCCCCTTTTGTTCCCAAGCTCTCGCCCTTCGCGCCAGCCCAGCCGAAAGCCGCGGGATTAACGAAGAGAGCGgcgtgccccctccccacggggGGGGGACGAGGCAGAGAGGCATTTCTACCTGCAATTAGAGCCAGATGGTTTGGAGAAGGACTCCCCTCCCTTTCATCCTGATCACTGGAGCACTTCAAAGGCAGCTGGAGCCTGGCCAGGCTCTCATGAGCGCACACacagcctgtccccagccctgtgcccgcACATCAaagcccacccccccccacccccccccctcgtccctgggggaaggaaaagagcagcagggaCGCTGCTGGTCCCTTGGCTGCTGCCCAGAGCGGGCTGGACATGGGGAAGGGCCAGTGACAGACTTCACCAGATGGGCCCGGAGGAGAGAGGgctgcggggaggagggagcctgCGCTGCCCAGCGAAAGCATTTGGGGCTCACCCCTCTCCCTGGCCGGGAGAGCTCCTGTGGCACTGCTGGCAGCAAACATGGGCACAGAGAGACCCCTCTGCCTACaccttcccctcccagctccctctgcccctgTCCAAAACCACAACGGTTTGGGAAGGACCCATGGGAAGGatgcccggctctgccccagcctgtCTCCCTGTGCCTCAGCCCCTCGCCAAGTCTCCTCTTATGCCCAGGGACTCCCTGGCAGGGagcaaggaggagctgaggcGGAGCAGAAACAGCAAGGAGGGCCGAGCAGGCAACCTGGCCGTGTCCTGGTGCTGGCTGCACAACGGTGCCCGCCGGTGCTGGGTTTGCTGCCAGCTGCGTGTGCCCAACACAACCCCTGCACAAGGGGCTGCCAACAGCTCTGCGAGGCTGGCGCTCCTGCCTAATTTGCAATGAGCTTATCAGGGCTGGGTAAGCTCATTTCACAGACAACCCAAATTTAATACACATGGAAAGCGAGGTCTCCTCGAGCAACAAGATCCGAGCTCACCCAAGGACATCAGAGCAAGTGAGCCAGGAACAGACTCCAAGTCTCCAAACTTACACTCGGTGCCTAATTCAGATTTTACGCCCAAACAAGCTCAAGAAATTCAGAGTACTGTTCCCACAGGGAAAATGTAAAACTGCCCCAGGGGAACTGGCTGTGAGAGTGTCGCAGAGTGAACAGAGCTCCCTCGGCTCCCAAATCATCCAGAGGCACAAAGACCCCGGGGTGTGTCCACCCTGGATGGCCCAGTGATGGTCACTGCACTGTACCACCCAACCCTTCCCTCCTGCTAGTGTCTGCATCGCTCCGAAGCTTCTCTGGGTTAAAATTTGTCCCTGCATCAGAAGATGTCCCTCCTGAGCAAGGCCCTGCTCAGTGCCGTGCCCCAGCCAAT
The Pelecanus crispus isolate bPelCri1 chromosome 6, bPelCri1.pri, whole genome shotgun sequence DNA segment above includes these coding regions:
- the ISM2 gene encoding isthmin-2 — translated: MPLIRGKVLLILGFVFLTTFLAALRGLPVRKQRSNSPKERSSKLAEVSASSDPRSAGDEELPPSGKARGLRRSGQAGPRRHRRRGVAQQAARSPAVPQPSSTGQEESLPFVLDLQSLPGLANVDLSAQNPNIQVTIEVVDDPQAEMEMDLLKETSNDWSLTSSEWLSHKDLFWPLFWEYTDPAEEEEEEEEEDDNLDVGDREEEEEEEDYTAEYEEEESMLSGVGGDWDQRWPGQKNWIFKEKYNYEYEDEEEWSPWSPCSITCGSGNQKRTRSCGYACTATESRTCDLLRCPGAEGEMVFPTEETPFKSDNTTELFNSEVDSCEKWLNCKSDFLTKYLSKVLTDLPSCPCSYPLEAVYSAVNLQDEQQGKSFRWRDASGPKERLDIYKPTARFCLRSMLSLDSTTLAAQHCCYDEHTRLITRGKGAGVPNLISTEFSPELHYKVDMLPWILCKGDWSRYHAVRPPNNGRRCADNPAEEEYLSQLQEAKEY